DNA sequence from the Cohnella herbarum genome:
ATTCGTCAATCTCTATCGACGCAAGATGAGCCGCTGTATTACGAGTTAACGACTGAGGGATTTACCAACGACGGGTACCTTGATGGACGAATGGTTGAGGCCCGTCAAGTCCTTAACCGAGAATTGCATCGTCCGCGTTGGCTCGTCTGGATATATACGCAGGACAGCGAACAGGAAGTTTGGCAGGACGAACGGACATGGGTGAAATCGAACCCCGGACTCGGCACGATCAAGAAATGGTCCTTCCTTCGGACGATGGTCGAGGAGTCGAAAACGAATAAGGCGACACGCATATTCGTCTTGGCGAAGGATTTTAATATCAAACAGAATAACGCGGCGGCCTGGTTGACTGCGGATGAAATTACGAACCAAGATGATGTGCCTTTTGATCTGGAGAAGATGCGCGGACGTATTGCGATCGGTGGTGTCGACTTATCGAAGTCGGGAGATCTTGCTTGCGCACGTGCTTTGTTCCTGATGGGCGGGAAAAAGTACACCGTTTCGCAATATTTCATTCCCGAATCAAAGCTCTCTCAGCTCTCCAAAGAAGATTTGGAAAAGTACAAATCATGGATTCGCGAGGGTCGGATGACCGTGAGTGATGGGAATGAAAACGACTTCCGTTTGGTGACGCAATGGTTCGTCAAACTGGTTAAATCATACGGCATCCGCTTCCTCAAGATCGGATATGACAAATGGTCAGCAATTTATTGGGTGAAGGAAATGGAGGATGCGGGTTTTGATATGGTTCGCGTGGCACAGGATTGGGCACCGATGTCCGAACCGATGAAGCTGGTTGAAGCCGATCTTCGGAGCAACCTAATTTATTACAACAACGACAATCTGGATAAGTTTTGTCTGGAGAACACGGCCATTACCGTCAATTCCAAAATGGAACAAATGCCGATCAAGGTACAGGGCAAGGACGATAGAAAGATCGACGGAGCGGTGACGCTCATCATTTGCTATCGGGCATATATCGACAACCGAAGCGATTTTGTGCGATTGTCCGCATGATCATACAAGAAAGGAGGAATGTGCGTGATTTTAATGGACGTTCTCCGGCGCTGGTCTATGGGGCGCAAGGAAAGCAAGTGGTTTCGGATGTTGAACGGAGGTATTCCCGTCTTCGGCCAGTTCGGGACAAACATTTACGCCTCAGACATGGTTCAAAACTGCATTAACGTCATCGCAACGGAAATGAGTAAGTTGCAGCCACGTCATATTAAGACACGGGAGAATGAACAGACTGTTCCGAATGGAAATATTAACAGGCTGTTTCGGTTCGGGCCGAACCCGCTCATGACGACGAGCGAATTTATTGAAAAGAAGATTTGGCTGCTGATGATGAATTACAACGCCTTTATCGTCCCGATCTTTGATTCGGACTATAGTACCGGAATAGAACGGCGGACATATCGCGCGTTGTACCCGATCAACCCAAGCCGAGTTGAGTTTCTACAAGATCCGACTGGGGAACTGTTAATTCGCTTTTTCTTCCCATCCGGTGTTGACTTTACATTCCGTTATGCAGACGTGATTCACCTACGAAAGAAGTTTTCAGTCAATGAACTTATGGGCGGTGGTGCAGACGGGCAACCGGACAACGCAGCCCTACTCAAAGTCCTGCAAACCAATCATGCTCTTTCGCAAGGTCTGGAGCGTGCGGCAAGAATAAACGCTGCAATTCAAGGCATCTTGAAGGTCAATACTGTGCTTGATGATGATGGGATGAGAGCAGAGCGAGATCGGTTTGTAAAGCTTGTTGAATCAGGCGAAAATGGCATACTCCCAATGGATTTAAAGGGTGAATATACATCGGTCAAGGGCGACGCGAAGTTTATCGACAAAGATACACTTTCCTTCCTGCAACAAAGTATTTTGAACTGGTTCAGCGTCTCGTTGCCGATATTGACCGGTGAATTTACGGATGACGAGTACCAAGCGTTTTATGAAAAAGCGCTTGAGCCACTCGTCATTTATTTTGGCCAAAAATACTCTAAGGTGCTATTTACGGAGCGGGAGCTGGATGTTGGTAACGAAATCGCTTGGTATCAGCGGGATATGAATTATTTATCCACCAACTCCAAGATAAACATACTAAAAACGATGGGCGAACAAGGATTGTTAACGGACAATCAGAAGCTTGCGTTGCTAGGTTATCCGCCGATTCCGGGTGGCGATCGCATTACGCAATCTCTCAACTACATTGACGTGAAGTTGATCAACCAATATCAAATGCAAAACAAATCCAAGGCGGTGACTGAAGATGAAAAATAAGACGTTGCCTCAAGGTATGGAGCGAGAGCGCCGGTCTTTTGCGGTTCCAGACCTTCGGGCTGATGGCGGGGATGGGATCATCCAAGGACATGCGGCTGTATTCGGACAAGAGGCGAATATTGGTGGTTGGTTCTTGGAGATCATTGAACGCGGTGCATTCGACAAGACGGATTTCAAGGATGTGGTCATGAGTTTTAACCACAACCTCCAACAAATCCCGTTAGCCCGCAGTCGTAACAACAACGAAAATTCCACACTGCAATTAAGTGTGGATGATGCCGGATTGTTTACGCGAGCAACACTCGATACGGAAAACAACTCGGAAGCCAGATCTTTATATAGTGCAATTGGGCGTGGCGACATCTCAGGGATGTCGTTTATTTTTTCCGTCCGAGCTTCCGGTGTTTTCTGGGAAGGGCTTGATACAGAACTTCCCATCAGAAGGATCAAAGACATAGCTCGTGTGTACGAAGTATCTGCGGTATCTTTCCCGGCCTATGCCGGGACTGACATACAAGCTCGGGACGCGCAAGCGCTGGAGAGCGCCCGCGCTGCACTGGAGAGTGCGAGGTCGGGACTGGTGAGTCCTAAAAACGAGTTAGAACTATTGAAAGCAAAACTAAACTTGCGCTAATTAAAGGGAGGACTTTACTCATGAAAGAATGGCTGAAAAAACTGTTAAAACAAAAAGAAGAAAAACGCTCTGCTCTGAAACTACGCGGGGATAAGAGTGAAGACGTTCAAGAAGTGCGCTCGATCATCGGCGAGGTTGAAGAAATCGACAAGGAAATTACGGAGCTTCGCCAGCAAATCGAAACGCTTCCGGATGATCAAATCGCAGGCGGGGCAACCCTTCCGGCGGAAGGTCGTAGCCAGATGACTGCGGCAGGTGGAGCAGGTGGGAATTCGGGACTTGCACAAGTATTGGCGTCCTACGGACTGACACAGCAACGCCAAGCAGATCCGGAGGATAGGTACGGATCGCTAGAATACCGGAAGGCGTTCATGGCCTTCGCTGTTACCGGCGAGATTAAGCCGGAGTTACGGGCTAATGCACAAACGACGACGGCTGACGTTTCAGCAGTTATTCCAACGACCATCCTGAACGAAGTTATTCGCAAGTTGGAAGTGCGTGGTCGTGTTTGGGGACGCGTTCGAAAGCTTAACATTAAGGGCGGCGTCGATGTACCGATCCTTTCTGTTAAGCCGGTTGCAACGTGGATCACGGAAACAACGCCTTCTGATCGTCAGAAGACGCAGGCGAACACGAAGGTATCTTTCAGCTACTACGGTCTCGAATGCAAAGTCGCGGTTTCCTTATTGGCCGATACGGTTACGCTTGATGGCTTTGAATCGTTGATCATTGATTTGATCGTTGAGGCGATGATCAAGGCACTAGAAGCCGCGATTGTCAGCGGTACAGGAGCGGGTCAACCGATGGGGATCACGAAAGATACGCGTGTACCGGCCGGGCAGATCGTGACGTTGGACCCGACGGAGATTCTCAACTATCAGCAATGGAAGAAGAAAGTTTTCGCGAAGCTTCCACTTGCATACAAGGCGGGCGCTGTGTTCTTCATGGCGAGCGGAACATTCGAAACGTATATCGATGGCATGGTAGACGATGCAGGCCAGCCCATCGGGCGCGTGAATTACGGCATTACGAACGGCATTCAAGAGCGTTTCGCAGGTAAAGAGGTCATTTTGGTTGAAGATGACCTTATTCAACCTTTCGATACGGCTGCAACGAACGATGTGTTCGCAATCTTCTGCGATTTGACGAATTACGGGGTCAACAGCAACATGCAATTGACGCTGTTCCGCTATCTCGACCACGATACGAACCAATGGGTCGACAAAGCGATCTTGATCGCTGATGGAAAGCTACTTGACCCGAACGGCGTCGTCATCGTGAAGAAGGCAGCCGGAAGCGGTACCTGATAATCATTCCAACAGGGAGCGGGAAACCGCTCCTTTCTAAAGAAAGAAGGTGAACAACGTGGCAAAAACCAAAGATACGGAAAAACTGATCATCGTTTCGGCGGCTGTACCTGTGCTGATCTGCAAAGCTAATCGGCCCTTGAACGAACAACAGCATGAAGAGCTTGTACGCAAACTCGAAGCCGAACAGGCTCGAACAGGTTTAAAAGTGTTACTGGTTCCGAATTCGGCTGATGTAGCCGTGGGCGCGGAGATCCAGGAGCAAGAGCAGGAGGGCGAAGGGAATGCCAATGGACAGTCCGGAGCTCCAGGACTATAAGGATTACTTGCGTGTCGATTCCGATGACGAGGATTATCAGATCGAAGGCTTTGTTCTTGCGGCTAAGGGATATTTGTTAAATGCAGGTGTCAAGGATAATGCGCATGGCGAGTTATACGATGTCGTTGTTAAGATGCTTGTCGCCTTATTTTACGAGCATCGTGACACGGCGGATAAGCAAATCAATATACCGCCGATCATGAATAACCTGATTACGCAGTTATCCATCGTGAGCCTGAAAAGCGAGGGCGTGTCACCATGACGAAAAGCCTTATTGACCGGATGGATAAGCGAGTGACGATCTATCGCCCGACAGAGGAAACAGACGAGGCGAATCAACCACTTGATGAACTGATCGCAGTCGCGACACTGTGGGCTGCAATTGAGCCGCTACGAGGTCGTGAGTATGCTGCTGCATTACAGCAAAATGCAGAAGTCAATACGCGCATTCGCATTCGCTTCCGCGAAGGGATTGATCGAACGATGGTCGTTAAGTATGGCGATCACGTATTCGAGATCTTATATGTGTTGCATTCGGAATTTGGCAAAAAGGAACTTCAGCTTATGAGTAAGGAACGTCAGTAATGGCAAGGCGGCGGACATCCCGAACTGGGATACGTGTCGAGGGAGCGGAAGCGGTTATTAAGGCACTTCGGGAAGCGAACGAGGAAATTCATAAGAAAATAAACGACCTCATCTCCGAAGCGGCTGAAATTGTATTCAAGGAGGCCGATATACGCGCGCCTATCGGAGCAACGGAACGAACGCGTTTTAGTTTGCGGATCGTAACAGGCATATCAAAGAAAGGTAATTTTTATGCCAATGTTATCGTTGGTGCGCGCGATGGCCTCATGACAGCAGAAAGCGCCTTTTATGTCACTTTCTATGAGTATGGCACAAGTAAACAGCCGCCACGTCCGTTCATGCGTCCAAGTATGGACAAGAGCAGAGCGAAGATTCGAGCGCTGCTTAAAGAGGGACTGGAAAAAGTCATCCGCGATTTAAGGGGGTAATGCCAGTGTTGGCAATCGATTTGAAGGATTACCTCATGGCGATCCCG
Encoded proteins:
- a CDS encoding terminase large subunit; the encoded protein is MNAPWSSWLHEYMHKCRSGEILVGQELMQMFDILDELLHDPDIRFDPEDANKRIKFIEEKCRHFEAPYAGKPFKLELFQKAFVTALHAFKMFEEEISKWVRLFQDVLFLVGRKNGKTPLIGGLNLAEFFCGPEGIKILCSSNDYEQAALMFDAINAMREESPSLEKVTRKNLTGIYFGNPKRRTKKSKFSYRNKGHIKKISAKTGAKEGRNIAVGAADEVHEMKDNSGVMPIRQSLSTQDEPLYYELTTEGFTNDGYLDGRMVEARQVLNRELHRPRWLVWIYTQDSEQEVWQDERTWVKSNPGLGTIKKWSFLRTMVEESKTNKATRIFVLAKDFNIKQNNAAAWLTADEITNQDDVPFDLEKMRGRIAIGGVDLSKSGDLACARALFLMGGKKYTVSQYFIPESKLSQLSKEDLEKYKSWIREGRMTVSDGNENDFRLVTQWFVKLVKSYGIRFLKIGYDKWSAIYWVKEMEDAGFDMVRVAQDWAPMSEPMKLVEADLRSNLIYYNNDNLDKFCLENTAITVNSKMEQMPIKVQGKDDRKIDGAVTLIICYRAYIDNRSDFVRLSA
- a CDS encoding HK97 family phage prohead protease, translating into MKNKTLPQGMERERRSFAVPDLRADGGDGIIQGHAAVFGQEANIGGWFLEIIERGAFDKTDFKDVVMSFNHNLQQIPLARSRNNNENSTLQLSVDDAGLFTRATLDTENNSEARSLYSAIGRGDISGMSFIFSVRASGVFWEGLDTELPIRRIKDIARVYEVSAVSFPAYAGTDIQARDAQALESARAALESARSGLVSPKNELELLKAKLNLR
- a CDS encoding phage head closure protein, with product MTKSLIDRMDKRVTIYRPTEETDEANQPLDELIAVATLWAAIEPLRGREYAAALQQNAEVNTRIRIRFREGIDRTMVVKYGDHVFEILYVLHSEFGKKELQLMSKERQ
- a CDS encoding phage portal protein; the protein is MDVLRRWSMGRKESKWFRMLNGGIPVFGQFGTNIYASDMVQNCINVIATEMSKLQPRHIKTRENEQTVPNGNINRLFRFGPNPLMTTSEFIEKKIWLLMMNYNAFIVPIFDSDYSTGIERRTYRALYPINPSRVEFLQDPTGELLIRFFFPSGVDFTFRYADVIHLRKKFSVNELMGGGADGQPDNAALLKVLQTNHALSQGLERAARINAAIQGILKVNTVLDDDGMRAERDRFVKLVESGENGILPMDLKGEYTSVKGDAKFIDKDTLSFLQQSILNWFSVSLPILTGEFTDDEYQAFYEKALEPLVIYFGQKYSKVLFTERELDVGNEIAWYQRDMNYLSTNSKINILKTMGEQGLLTDNQKLALLGYPPIPGGDRITQSLNYIDVKLINQYQMQNKSKAVTEDEK
- a CDS encoding HK97-gp10 family putative phage morphogenesis protein, encoding MARRRTSRTGIRVEGAEAVIKALREANEEIHKKINDLISEAAEIVFKEADIRAPIGATERTRFSLRIVTGISKKGNFYANVIVGARDGLMTAESAFYVTFYEYGTSKQPPRPFMRPSMDKSRAKIRALLKEGLEKVIRDLRG
- a CDS encoding head-tail connector protein, with the protein product MPMDSPELQDYKDYLRVDSDDEDYQIEGFVLAAKGYLLNAGVKDNAHGELYDVVVKMLVALFYEHRDTADKQINIPPIMNNLITQLSIVSLKSEGVSP
- a CDS encoding phage major capsid protein translates to MKEWLKKLLKQKEEKRSALKLRGDKSEDVQEVRSIIGEVEEIDKEITELRQQIETLPDDQIAGGATLPAEGRSQMTAAGGAGGNSGLAQVLASYGLTQQRQADPEDRYGSLEYRKAFMAFAVTGEIKPELRANAQTTTADVSAVIPTTILNEVIRKLEVRGRVWGRVRKLNIKGGVDVPILSVKPVATWITETTPSDRQKTQANTKVSFSYYGLECKVAVSLLADTVTLDGFESLIIDLIVEAMIKALEAAIVSGTGAGQPMGITKDTRVPAGQIVTLDPTEILNYQQWKKKVFAKLPLAYKAGAVFFMASGTFETYIDGMVDDAGQPIGRVNYGITNGIQERFAGKEVILVEDDLIQPFDTAATNDVFAIFCDLTNYGVNSNMQLTLFRYLDHDTNQWVDKAILIADGKLLDPNGVVIVKKAAGSGT